The genomic window CGTGTGCCCGACCAGCGTGCCGCCGAGCACGATGCCCAGCAGGATCGATGCGATCGTCAGGCCCTCGATCCAGCCGTTGGCCTTGACCAGTTGCGACGCCGGCAGCAGCTCGGTGAGGATGCCGTATTTGGCCGGCGAGTACGCCGCCGCGCCGAGTCCGACGATGGCATACGACAGCAAGGGGTGCGTGCCGAACAGCATCATCAGGCAGCCGACCACCTTGATCGCATTGCTGATGAACATCACTTTGCCCTTGGGCAAAGCGTCTGCGAAGGCACCGACCAGCGGCGCCAGCACCACATAGAAGACCGCGAAGATCGGCACCAGCGCGGCGCGCTGCCATTCGGGCGCGCCGGCACTTCTCATCAGTTCGACGGCGGCCACGAAAAGCGCTTGGTCGGCCAGTGACGAAAAGAACTGGGCCGACATGATCGTGTAAAAACCGCGCTTCATCGAGGGGCTGAATGGCCAGAGAGGGGGCTGCTGGCAATAGTGAAAAAAGGCTTCCGCTGCAGGCGGATGGGCGGTTATAGCATGGGGTTGCGATGCCAAAATGAGCACTACCACCCGTGTTTTCTGTGGGCATTGCGCCTTTTTTCGCACATTCTTTTGCACATTCAAAAACGAGTTTGAGATGCCCCGTCCGATTCTTGCCACCCTTCACGCCGACGCGCTGCGCCACAACCTCGAGCGCGCGCGCCGTGCCGCGCTCGATTCGCGCGTGTGGGCGGTGGTCAAGGCCAACGCTTACGGCCATGGTATCGAGCGCGTGTTCGACAGCTTTCGCGGCGCCGACGGTTTCGCGCTGCTCGACCTGGCCGAAGCCGAGCGGGTCCGCGCGCTCGGCTGGCGCGGTCCGGTGCTGCTGCTCGAAGGCGTGTTCGAGCCGCGCGACCTCGAACTTTGTTCCCGCCTCGACCTCTGGCACACCGTGCATTGCGACGCGCAAATCGACATGCTGGCCGCGCACAAGACGCAGGCGCCGCAACGCGTGTTCCTGAAAATGAACTCCGGCATGAACCGGCTCGGTTTTGCACCGTCGCGTTTCAGGTCGGCGTGGACGCGACTCAACGCGTTGCCGCAGGTCGACGAGATTTCGCTCATGACGCACTTCAGCGACGCCGACGGCGCGCGTGGCATTGCGCATCAACTTGCAGTGTTCGAGAACGCCACGCGAGACTTGCCCGGCGAACGTTCGATCGCCAATAGTGCCGCGACGCTGCGCCACGCACCGCTGGCTCGCGGCGATTGGGTGCGGCCCGGCATCGTTCTGTACGGCAGCGCGCCCGACTTTCCCGAACACGACGCGGCGCACTGGCAGCTGCAACCCGGCATGACGCTCGCAACGCGGCTGCTTGCAGTGCAGACGCTGCAGGCCGGCGACACCGTCGGTTACGGCTCCAGCTTCACCGCCGAAGGGCCGTTGCGCATAGGAGTCGCTGCAGTGGGTTACGCCGACGGCTATCCGCGCCATTGCACTACCGGCACGCCGGTGCTGGTGAACGGCGTGCGCACGCGCATGGTCGGGCGCGTCAGCATGGACATGATCACGGTCGACCTCACGCCCGTACCGGACGCAGGTTTCGACAGCGAGGTCACGTTGTGGGGCCGCGCCGCCAACGGCACGCTGCTGCCCATCGACGAAGTTGCGCGGGCGGCAGGCACGGTCGGCTACGAGCTGATGTGCGCTGTGGCGCCGCGCGTGCCGTTCGCGGTCGACTGAGCGGGTCGACTTCGCGAGCGACTCAGCGCAGACTCAATAGAGCCCGAGCTCCCGACCCTTGAGCCGTGCCAGTCCGAGCAGCGCATCGGTGAACGGTGTCGGAACCTTGGTCAGTTGCCCGAGTTCACGCACAACGCTCACCAGCGCATCGAGCTCGATGGCGCGCCTTGCTTCCACGTCCTGCAGCATCGAGGTCTTGAAGGCGCCGAGCTTGCGCGTGACGGCATGCCGGTCTTCCGGGCTGTCGGTGATCGCGATGCCGATGCGTGCGCCGATCTCCTTGGCCTCCAGCATCACCGCCGAAATGAAGCCGAGCACCAGATCGTCGGACATGATCTTGTCGGTGGTGGCGCCTGTGAGCGCGCTGATCGGGTTGACGGTCATGTTGCCCCACAGCTTGAACCAGATGTCTTTCTGGATCTGCGGCGACACGCTGCATTCGATGCCTGCTCGCGTCAGCAGCGCGGCCAGTTCGGTCACGCGCGATGACGCACCGCCAGCCGGCTCGCCCACGATGAGCCGGTTACCGAAGTGGTGCCGCACCATGCCGGGCGCGTCGAGCGAGCAGCTCGCATGCACCACGCCGCCGATCACATGCGACGCCGGGATGGCGGCGGCGATGGCGCCGTCGGGATCGACCGCTGCCAGCCTCGAGCCGGCCAGCGTGCCGCCGAAGCCGCCTTCGAGGAACCACCAGGGCACGCCGTTCATCGCGGTCAACACCATGGTGTCGGGACCGATCAATGGCGCGATCTGCGCAGCCACGCCCGCCAGCGCCGGTGCCTTCACCGCGACCACCACCAAGTCTTGTAGCCCGAGCTCGGTCGGGCTCGCCACTGCGTTGACCGGCACGTGCAGCCGCTCGTCGCCACGCACGAGCGACAGGCCGTCCCGTCGCAAGGCGTCGAGCGTGGCACCGCGTGCCACGACGTCGATCCGTTCACCAGCTTGGGCAAGGGCGACGCCGATCCATCCGCCGATTGCGCCGGCGCCGTAGATGCATATTTTCATGATGTCAGAGGTGTCGAAAGGTCTTGAAGATGGCTCAGAGGTACTGGGCGAGGTTGTTGAGTTTGCCGGCGTAGACCTCGGCACCCTCGTCGATCTGCAAGGTGAGCCCGAGCGCACGGCCAGCGGCGATCGGTGAGAAGTGCGTTTCGATGGCGACCATCAACATGTCGCCCACTTTCTTCTTGAGCGCATCGCTGCGGCCGGGGTTGATGCGCAGCTGGAGCCAGACGAAGGCGCGGTCGGGAGCCCCATCGGCCACCGCGAACTGTTGCACCGGCCAGGCCAGCACCCGAGTTCCGGTAATCGGAAAGACCGGCGCGCCGCTGTCGTCGAGCGTGCCGACGAGCGTCGCGCGCAGGTGTTCGCAAAGTTCGTCGATGCGAAGTTCGTCTTCGAGGTTGGCGGTGTATTCGATGCGAAGGTGCGGCATGGCGCGGAGTCTCCTTGCGTGGCGGGTGAGCGGGGCGACCACCTTTATAGTCGCAGGCCCATGGCCAAAGACAGAAGCATCTACGTTTGCACCGAATGCGGAGGCACGAGCGCGAAATGGCTCGGCAAATGCCCGAGCTGCGATGCATGGAATACGCTGGTCGAACAGGCCGCTGCCGTGCAACCCGGCAGCGCCAACAACCGATTCGGCGCTCCGGTTTTCACCGCGCTGGCCGGCGCAGCCGAACTCGCCACGCTGTCCGATATCGAAGCCACCGACATGGCACGCACGCCGACCGGGCTCGACGAGCTGGACCGCGTGCTCGGCGGCGGCATCGTGTCGGGCGGCGTCACTCTCATTGGCGGCGATCCGGGGATCGGCAAGTCGACGCTGCTGCTGCAGGCCGTCGATGCGTTGCAGCGAGCCGGGCAAAACGCGATCTACGTCACCGGCGAAGAAAGCGGCGCTCAGGTTGCGCTGCGCTCCAAACGCCTGGGGCTCGATCACTCCCAGGTGCAGGTGCTGGCCGAGATCCAGCTCGAAAAAATCCTAGCCACGCTCGACGCAACGCGGCCGGCGATCGCGGTCATCGATTCGATCCAGACCGTCTACTCGGATCAGCTCACGTCTGCGCCCGGCTCCGTCGCGCAGGTGCGCGAGTGCGCGGCGCACCTGACGCGCTTCGCCAAGGCCAGCGGCACTGCGGTGGTGCTGGTCGGCCACGTCACCAAAGAAGGCGCGCTGGCCGGCCCGCGCGTGCTGGAGCACATGGTCGACACGGTGCTGTACTTCGAGGGCGACACGCACTCGAGTTTCCGGCTGGTGCGCGCCATCAAGAACCGCTTCGGCGCGGTCAACGAGATCGGTGTCTTCGCCATGACCGAGCGCGGGCTGAAGGGCGTGACCAACCCGAGCGCGATCTTCCTGAGCCAGCACGCGGAGCCGGTGCCCGGCAGCGTGGTGCTGGTCACTCTCGAAGGCACGCGGCCGATGCTGGTCGAAATCCAGGCGCTGGTCGACAACGGTGGGCCGAGCCCGCGGCGGTTGTCGGTCGGCCTGGACCGCGACCGCCTCGCCATGCTGCTGGCGGTGCTGCACCGTCATGCGGGCATCGCCTGCATGGACCAGGACGTGTTCGTCAATGCGGTCGGTGGCGTGCGCATCAGCGAGCCGGCGGCCGACCTGGCCGTGATGCTGGCCATCACTTCGAGCCTGCGCGGCAAGCCCTTGCCCAAGGGCTTTATCGCGTTCGGCGAAGTCGGCCTGGCCGGCGAAGTGCGGCCGGCGCCGCGCGGCCAGGAGCGCCTGCGAGAAGCCGCCAAGCTCGGCTTCAGCGTGGCGGTCGTCCCAAAAGCCAACGCGCCCAGAAAGGGCGCGAAGGAAATCGAAGGGCTGACCATTCACCCGGTCGAGCGCATCGAGGAAGCGATGGACGTGGTGCGGCAGCTTCAGTAGCTGCGCGCAGGCCCAGCCTCGGTCAGCCGATGTGCATCGTGAAGGTTGGACCGTTGTTCAGTACGCAGGTGCCGCTGCCGAGCGTTGCCGAATTCATCGTGTAGCGGCAACTCAGCATGCCGCCGCGCGTGCCGCTGGCATTGGCGATGCCGCTGCGCTGCGAAGTGCCTGCTTGCCGCGTCGACTCACCCTGGAATTGCTCGCCAGCGATCGTCGCGTTGAAGTAGCCGCGACCGTTCATGTCGTTCGTGACCGTGCCGGTGATCGTTCCGTACATGACTGCTTCGGCGTTGGCCGGGTAGAGGCGTGCGGTGAAGGTCGGCGCCACCATCGGAAGCGGCGTCACCATCGATTGCGGCGCGGCCATCGGCACCGTTGCGACCGGAAACAACTGCTGGGACGGCACCTGCGGCGGTGGCGTCTGCAACGGCACGATGTAGCAGCCGCTCAAAGCGGCGGCCGCGAATGCGCCGGCAAGGGAAAGACGAACAACAGAATAAGACAAGCGCGAAGGCAAGAGCTTCATACACTTTTCGGTGGCCCGGGCAGATGCCCGTGAACGCAATGTCGTCGACACGGTCAGCGAAGCGCCGGGGATTTGGGTCGAGTAGCGCCACGCGCTCCCGCGGGTAACGCCAGCCGCACCCGGCGACAATCGGTTCATGAATTTCAGGAAGATCCTCGTGCCGCTGGTTGGCATCGTGCTCCTCGGGGTGGCTTACCGCAGCTACGGCTGGCAGGGCGTCGCGCTCGTCGGCGGCGCCATCGTCATGTTTTTGCTGCTGCACTTCAACCGCGCGATGAAGGTGCTGCAACGCGCCGCCGAGCGGCCTGTGGGCTATGTCGACAGCGCCGTCATGCTCAACGCCAAGCTCAAGCCGGGCTCGACGCTGATGCACGTGGTCGCGATGACGCGCGCGCTCGGAGAGCCGAAGTCGCAAGAAGGCTCGCAGCCCGAGCTGTACCGCTGGACCGACAACGGCAACTCGTGGGTCGACGCGACCTTCGTCGGCGGCAAGCTGAAGGAATGGGCGCTGACGCGGCCCGACGGGCCGGCGGAAGACACTCCCACCGGCCCGTCTACCTTGGCGCGCTAGAACGGCGCGGATTCGTCCGCGAGTTCTTCGGCAGTGGGGCCGTTGGTCGAGGTTCCGGGCGACTTGCCACCTTGCGCCTTCAGCTTCGCGACGGTGTCGTTCGCAGCATCGGCCGCAGATGCACCCAGCTGCATCTCACCGCCAAGCGCCTCGAGCAATTCAGGCACCAACTGCCCCAGCTCACCGGTCGCGATCGCCGCATCCGCATCGAAGTTGTCTTCCTTGCCGCCCTTGTTTGCGACTGCACTGTCGGTGCCCTCGAGAAACACGATCTTGCGAATCACCATCGCGTCGGTCAGCTCGAACGACACGCGATCGTCCCAGGTCATCGCAAGGCGCGTCGGGCGCTTGCCGTCGGCGATGTGCTGGCGAACCTCTTCGATGTCGAGCGCGTGCTTGGCGTAACGCACGACGGATTTCGATTCGTCGCTGGCGCGCAGTTCGCATTCGCGGTCGATCGTGAAGCCGGCCGGCGGTTCCTGGCTGGAGAGCCACTCCGACATCGCGGCGGCCGGCTCCGTTTGCGTTTGCAGCAGTGCCACCGAAAAACCTTCTAGGCACTGCACCAGGCTGGTCACAACTTCGTCGGCGCGCGACACGTTGCCGGCGTTCACCACCAGGCGGCGCTCGGCTGGGTCGATCCACACCATGATGCGTGCGTGCTTGGTGAAGG from Variovorax sp. PAMC28562 includes these protein-coding regions:
- a CDS encoding recombination-associated protein RdgC yields the protein MSVFKNVIVYRIEPSWSQTSTQAEEALGANRFVACGPSQEKSAGWTEPRGEENGPLVESIGGQWLLEYMIESKALPASVIRRKVEERAAQIEATTGRKPGKKEKRDLKEDVTHELLPLAFTKHARIMVWIDPAERRLVVNAGNVSRADEVVTSLVQCLEGFSVALLQTQTEPAAAMSEWLSSQEPPAGFTIDRECELRASDESKSVVRYAKHALDIEEVRQHIADGKRPTRLAMTWDDRVSFELTDAMVIRKIVFLEGTDSAVANKGGKEDNFDADAAIATGELGQLVPELLEALGGEMQLGASAADAANDTVAKLKAQGGKSPGTSTNGPTAEELADESAPF
- the alr gene encoding alanine racemase, translating into MPRPILATLHADALRHNLERARRAALDSRVWAVVKANAYGHGIERVFDSFRGADGFALLDLAEAERVRALGWRGPVLLLEGVFEPRDLELCSRLDLWHTVHCDAQIDMLAAHKTQAPQRVFLKMNSGMNRLGFAPSRFRSAWTRLNALPQVDEISLMTHFSDADGARGIAHQLAVFENATRDLPGERSIANSAATLRHAPLARGDWVRPGIVLYGSAPDFPEHDAAHWQLQPGMTLATRLLAVQTLQAGDTVGYGSSFTAEGPLRIGVAAVGYADGYPRHCTTGTPVLVNGVRTRMVGRVSMDMITVDLTPVPDAGFDSEVTLWGRAANGTLLPIDEVARAAGTVGYELMCAVAPRVPFAVD
- the radA gene encoding DNA repair protein RadA: MAKDRSIYVCTECGGTSAKWLGKCPSCDAWNTLVEQAAAVQPGSANNRFGAPVFTALAGAAELATLSDIEATDMARTPTGLDELDRVLGGGIVSGGVTLIGGDPGIGKSTLLLQAVDALQRAGQNAIYVTGEESGAQVALRSKRLGLDHSQVQVLAEIQLEKILATLDATRPAIAVIDSIQTVYSDQLTSAPGSVAQVRECAAHLTRFAKASGTAVVLVGHVTKEGALAGPRVLEHMVDTVLYFEGDTHSSFRLVRAIKNRFGAVNEIGVFAMTERGLKGVTNPSAIFLSQHAEPVPGSVVLVTLEGTRPMLVEIQALVDNGGPSPRRLSVGLDRDRLAMLLAVLHRHAGIACMDQDVFVNAVGGVRISEPAADLAVMLAITSSLRGKPLPKGFIAFGEVGLAGEVRPAPRGQERLREAAKLGFSVAVVPKANAPRKGAKEIEGLTIHPVERIEEAMDVVRQLQ
- a CDS encoding 5-carboxymethyl-2-hydroxymuconate isomerase, whose protein sequence is MPHLRIEYTANLEDELRIDELCEHLRATLVGTLDDSGAPVFPITGTRVLAWPVQQFAVADGAPDRAFVWLQLRINPGRSDALKKKVGDMLMVAIETHFSPIAAGRALGLTLQIDEGAEVYAGKLNNLAQYL
- a CDS encoding 2-dehydropantoate 2-reductase is translated as MKICIYGAGAIGGWIGVALAQAGERIDVVARGATLDALRRDGLSLVRGDERLHVPVNAVASPTELGLQDLVVVAVKAPALAGVAAQIAPLIGPDTMVLTAMNGVPWWFLEGGFGGTLAGSRLAAVDPDGAIAAAIPASHVIGGVVHASCSLDAPGMVRHHFGNRLIVGEPAGGASSRVTELAALLTRAGIECSVSPQIQKDIWFKLWGNMTVNPISALTGATTDKIMSDDLVLGFISAVMLEAKEIGARIGIAITDSPEDRHAVTRKLGAFKTSMLQDVEARRAIELDALVSVVRELGQLTKVPTPFTDALLGLARLKGRELGLY
- a CDS encoding glycerate kinase — its product is MNFRKILVPLVGIVLLGVAYRSYGWQGVALVGGAIVMFLLLHFNRAMKVLQRAAERPVGYVDSAVMLNAKLKPGSTLMHVVAMTRALGEPKSQEGSQPELYRWTDNGNSWVDATFVGGKLKEWALTRPDGPAEDTPTGPSTLAR